From a single Cyclobacterium marinum DSM 745 genomic region:
- a CDS encoding SusC/RagA family TonB-linked outer membrane protein, protein MYKSRIILLLLLMLPICTLMAQQRSITGKVTDESGEPIPSVLVLIKGSTAGTTTDLDGTYSISVPGDVTLIFNMIGFNGQEISTNGKNVIDVTLLEGSVDLNEVVVVGFSEVERQHLASSVEQLDMDLVKSRPIFKLEEAFSGTIPGVTLMQGNNLPGSVPGSISIRGISTLQNAGPLVIIDGMEQSLTDIDPNQVKNITVLKDAASAALYGSRGANGVIIIETDRGTTGQFKVNLHSWGALHNPIDLPDFVGASDYMQLNNEARGYQGQSLLFSDEDIAAAENGNYTNVNWLDKIMQRQSYSHNTSASISGGGGVGTFNLMLGYIDENGMNELEGSNKFSARFNTNINIADKFVLLADFYAHRLQVDRLQANSDGHGLYQLAWRMNPTQPIFYESELEDNYILHNNINPLASIEHGGSWNALHDRSTINLRPKYFINKNLSVEGNVSYMINKSANKYKRLTYKFFDGDGKPVNIWSNSVGASQGVSQSQVTARALINYEKELRQGQDKIYLLGGAEIMNNTYTDYREFSKSSFFTKLNYSYDSRYLLEVTARGDGSSKFAPNNRWGFFPSGAFAWNVHNESFMNGLISSGVVNNLKFRASYGLIGNENVDPYLWQEVVNTWGWTMRVPNPDFSWEKQRQSNFGLDLTTFNNKLNLTAEYYHKFSYDLIYSDFPVPPLTGSYYLTSSVNIGEVENKGWEFSANYADKVGEVDYSIGGIFFDNQNRVLKAGYNRSDTLIFKSNQDKIWYEGIAIDNYFGYESDGYFQTWEEVDGTEAKLPNTYPGDIKYKDKNGDGVINDEDKINLGDPFPHLNYSINFNLRFRRWDFNFLGQGVGKRLGRLNGMEGYPVLMDGVNNNLGAPREYYMNNRWTPETPDSRFPRVWTGSSPNALLSDVWLSNAAFFRVKMLQLGYTVPKIGRNINSVRIYFNAQDAITFTKWEGLEPERDGGNGNYPRMATFSLGVKATIN, encoded by the coding sequence ATGTTACCTTAATTTTCAATATGATTGGTTTTAACGGTCAGGAAATTAGTACAAATGGAAAGAATGTCATTGATGTAACCCTTCTAGAAGGAAGTGTGGATTTGAATGAAGTGGTAGTTGTTGGTTTTAGCGAGGTTGAAAGACAGCATTTGGCTTCATCTGTAGAGCAGCTTGATATGGATTTAGTAAAAAGCCGTCCGATTTTTAAATTGGAAGAAGCGTTTAGTGGAACAATTCCCGGTGTTACTTTGATGCAGGGAAATAATCTTCCAGGCAGTGTCCCCGGTTCTATTTCAATCAGGGGTATTAGTACTTTACAAAATGCCGGACCTTTAGTAATTATTGATGGGATGGAGCAATCTTTAACTGATATTGACCCCAATCAGGTTAAAAATATCACAGTATTAAAAGATGCTGCTTCGGCTGCACTTTATGGTTCTAGAGGAGCAAATGGTGTGATAATTATCGAAACAGATCGTGGAACAACAGGACAGTTTAAGGTTAATTTGCATTCTTGGGGTGCTTTACATAATCCCATAGACTTACCGGATTTTGTTGGAGCATCAGACTATATGCAACTTAACAATGAAGCAAGAGGTTATCAAGGCCAATCCCTTTTATTTTCTGATGAAGACATAGCAGCTGCAGAGAATGGAAATTACACAAATGTTAACTGGCTTGATAAGATCATGCAACGACAATCTTATTCACACAATACTTCTGCAAGTATTTCTGGAGGTGGAGGAGTTGGTACATTCAATTTAATGTTAGGTTATATTGATGAAAACGGGATGAATGAGTTGGAAGGATCAAATAAGTTTTCGGCTCGTTTTAATACAAATATTAATATCGCAGACAAATTTGTTTTACTTGCGGATTTTTATGCTCATAGGTTGCAGGTTGATAGATTACAAGCCAATAGTGACGGTCACGGGCTATATCAACTGGCTTGGAGGATGAATCCAACTCAGCCTATATTCTATGAATCAGAATTAGAGGACAATTACATTCTACATAATAATATTAATCCATTGGCATCAATAGAGCATGGTGGATCATGGAATGCATTACATGATAGAAGCACAATTAACCTTCGACCTAAGTATTTTATTAATAAAAATCTAAGCGTAGAAGGCAATGTTTCATATATGATAAATAAGTCTGCCAATAAATACAAAAGGTTGACCTATAAATTTTTTGATGGTGATGGTAAACCTGTTAATATTTGGAGTAACTCTGTTGGTGCTAGTCAGGGAGTAAGCCAAAGCCAAGTTACAGCTAGAGCATTGATTAATTATGAAAAGGAACTTAGGCAAGGCCAAGACAAAATTTATTTATTGGGGGGTGCTGAGATAATGAACAATACTTACACAGATTATCGAGAGTTTTCTAAATCTTCCTTTTTTACAAAATTAAACTATTCTTATGATAGCCGGTACTTATTGGAAGTAACAGCCAGAGGTGATGGTTCAAGTAAATTCGCACCTAATAATAGATGGGGATTTTTTCCATCCGGTGCTTTTGCGTGGAATGTTCACAATGAGTCATTTATGAATGGGTTAATAAGTTCGGGGGTTGTGAATAATTTAAAATTTAGGGCATCTTATGGGTTAATCGGTAATGAAAACGTCGACCCTTATTTGTGGCAGGAAGTAGTTAATACTTGGGGGTGGACCATGCGCGTACCGAACCCCGATTTTAGTTGGGAAAAACAAAGACAATCAAATTTTGGCTTGGACCTGACTACTTTTAATAATAAATTAAACTTGACGGCTGAATACTATCATAAATTCTCTTATGACTTAATTTATTCTGATTTTCCGGTGCCACCATTGACAGGTTCTTATTATTTAACCTCTTCAGTGAATATTGGTGAAGTCGAGAATAAAGGTTGGGAATTTTCTGCTAATTATGCCGATAAGGTTGGAGAGGTAGATTATAGTATTGGTGGTATCTTCTTTGATAACCAAAACCGTGTGCTTAAAGCAGGATATAATCGATCTGATACCTTGATTTTTAAAAGTAATCAAGATAAAATCTGGTATGAAGGAATTGCTATAGACAACTATTTTGGTTACGAAAGTGACGGTTATTTCCAGACTTGGGAGGAAGTTGATGGTACTGAAGCAAAATTACCCAATACTTATCCCGGTGATATCAAATACAAGGATAAAAATGGTGATGGTGTAATTAATGATGAGGATAAAATTAATCTTGGAGACCCTTTTCCTCACCTAAACTATTCAATTAATTTCAATTTAAGATTTCGTCGCTGGGATTTTAATTTTCTAGGACAGGGAGTAGGTAAAAGGTTAGGAAGATTAAATGGAATGGAAGGCTATCCGGTTTTAATGGATGGTGTAAATAACAACCTTGGTGCTCCAAGAGAATATTACATGAATAACAGATGGACACCGGAAACACCTGATAGCCGTTTCCCTAGGGTTTGGACAGGTTCTAGTCCGAATGCTTTACTAAGTGATGTTTGGCTTAGCAATGCAGCTTTCTTTAGGGTGAAAATGTTACAATTAGGTTATACTGTTCCTAAAATTGGACGCAATATCAACAGCGTAAGGATATATTTTAATGCTCAGGATGCAATTACATTTACTAAGTGGGAAGGTTTAGAGCCGGAAAGAGATGGAGGAAATGGTAATTATCCAAGGATGGCAACTTTTAGTTTGGGAGTTAAAGCCACTATAAATTAA
- a CDS encoding RagB/SusD family nutrient uptake outer membrane protein, with translation MRKILIIFAIIGLSLTGCVEFLDKTDPTATSFVEFFNDEEDLRRVVYSSYLDVFTHPSSHQTLFYMEEGKSDNAYSRVDGHHHQRIANGNINSTTSAFLFYYELQMKHLGRLNTFVENADIPYVEDEAVRTKYKAILEALRVWHYFKLTFRWGDVPFHLQPADLVDALQPTTPKEEILNQLFPLADDIASRLPADEYTSDKYMFNKYSFKALTMRYALYNGRYELAAQLAKEIMDSEKYELYSNYEELFQYEGASTNNEFIMHFDMQSHNNSATNSFRDLGPHYRTGNGQSYVVPLKALVDSYWTLQGRSISNCPLHTEEEYLLDPNLNRDPRYESSIMGHGDTFYGEPIDIYNTNNPMFFENQRASKSGFWFKKFVSEADAFRSGGNFDFGLLRYAEVLLTYAEAKIMLNDIDDLALESINMIRQRAGLDMSIADVTGAEYSDFSQEDWINLIRNERRIEFAGEGLRYEDIIRWEIAEDVLNQPALGHTRMENGEMVSLKIEDRSFQPHNYRWPFHENSLRVEPGLTQNPGY, from the coding sequence ATGAGAAAAATACTAATAATATTCGCAATAATTGGACTTAGCCTTACAGGTTGTGTTGAATTTCTTGATAAAACGGATCCAACTGCAACCTCATTTGTTGAATTCTTTAACGATGAAGAAGATTTACGTAGGGTAGTTTATAGTAGTTATTTGGATGTTTTTACTCATCCAAGTTCTCATCAGACTTTATTTTACATGGAGGAAGGTAAATCTGATAATGCATACAGTAGGGTAGACGGGCATCATCACCAAAGAATAGCTAATGGAAATATCAATAGTACTACCTCAGCATTTCTTTTCTACTACGAATTACAAATGAAGCATTTGGGTAGGTTAAATACTTTTGTGGAAAATGCAGATATACCCTATGTGGAAGATGAGGCAGTAAGAACAAAATACAAAGCCATTTTAGAAGCACTACGAGTTTGGCATTATTTTAAGCTTACCTTCAGGTGGGGAGATGTTCCTTTTCATTTACAGCCTGCTGATTTGGTAGATGCACTTCAGCCTACTACTCCTAAAGAAGAAATATTGAACCAGCTTTTTCCTTTAGCTGATGATATTGCCTCACGTTTACCGGCTGATGAATATACTTCAGACAAGTATATGTTCAATAAATATTCTTTCAAGGCGCTGACCATGAGGTATGCATTGTACAACGGTCGCTATGAATTAGCTGCCCAATTAGCTAAAGAGATAATGGACAGTGAAAAGTATGAATTGTATTCAAATTATGAGGAGCTTTTCCAATATGAAGGGGCTTCAACAAACAATGAATTTATAATGCATTTCGATATGCAAAGCCATAACAATAGTGCTACCAATTCATTTCGAGATTTAGGTCCACACTATCGTACGGGGAATGGTCAGTCGTATGTAGTTCCATTAAAAGCCTTGGTAGATTCGTATTGGACCCTCCAAGGTAGGTCTATCTCAAATTGCCCTCTCCATACTGAAGAAGAGTATTTATTAGACCCGAACTTAAATAGAGATCCAAGATATGAATCAAGTATAATGGGGCATGGAGATACATTTTACGGTGAGCCAATAGATATCTACAATACCAATAACCCAATGTTTTTTGAAAATCAGAGAGCAAGTAAATCTGGGTTCTGGTTTAAGAAATTTGTCTCTGAAGCTGATGCATTTAGATCGGGAGGGAATTTTGATTTTGGTTTGTTACGGTATGCAGAGGTGTTGTTAACTTATGCTGAAGCTAAAATCATGTTGAATGACATTGATGATTTAGCATTAGAAAGCATCAATATGATTAGACAAAGAGCCGGTTTAGACATGAGTATAGCTGATGTTACAGGGGCTGAATATAGTGATTTTAGTCAAGAAGATTGGATCAATTTAATCAGGAATGAAAGAAGAATTGAATTTGCGGGTGAGGGCTTGAGATACGAAGATATAATTCGATGGGAAATTGCAGAGGACGTATTAAATCAACCTGCCTTGGGACATACACGTATGGAAAATGGTGAAATGGTTTCTTTAAAAATTGAAGACCGTTCTTTCCAACCGCATAATTACCGCTGGCCTTTTCATGAAAACAGTTTAAGAGTGGAACCGGGATTAACTCAAAATCCGGGGTATTAA
- a CDS encoding GNAT family N-acetyltransferase, with protein MEITYSETRVIDENQIVALYLANNWTAANKPKLLTKALLNSHGLVSAWEDEILVGIGNAISDGYLVVYYPHLLVHPDYQKRGIGRNIIAKLKKKYENFHMHMLTADGESIGFYEKSGFELAGETRPMWIYQGDEH; from the coding sequence ATGGAAATTACTTATTCAGAAACTCGAGTGATCGATGAAAATCAGATTGTAGCACTTTATTTGGCCAATAACTGGACTGCTGCAAATAAACCCAAACTATTGACAAAAGCACTTTTGAATTCCCATGGGTTGGTTTCAGCTTGGGAGGATGAAATATTGGTGGGCATTGGAAATGCAATTTCTGATGGCTACTTGGTCGTTTATTATCCTCATTTATTGGTTCATCCAGACTATCAAAAGAGAGGGATAGGGAGAAATATTATCGCAAAACTCAAAAAGAAATATGAGAACTTCCACATGCATATGTTAACGGCAGATGGAGAATCTATTGGCTTTTATGAAAAATCAGGATTTGAGTTGGCAGGTGAAACCCGGCCGATGTGGATTTATCAAGGAGATGAACATTGA
- a CDS encoding SusC/RagA family TonB-linked outer membrane protein produces the protein MKKRLLKGYLSIKILIFLMAIQLFYPSNHKGHAHVLYEKIPALNDVSSLSTIRVDVTITGTVTDQNGEPIPGATISLPGTTIGTATDLDGKYSLTVPEGSELVVSFIGFESQRIMIGDRSIIDVTLIEATSSLDEVVVVGFGTQKRANVTGAVSTVSGEDLARRPVINTASALQGTTPGLTIQNNGGAPGDESTSIRIRGVGTLNNSNPLILVDGVEQSLSTVEPNNIASITVLKDAASSAIYGSRAANGVILVTTKRGEEGEVKISYNNFVGWQNPNFFPEPTDPVTWMRLENEAQANVGASPTYSETYIENVAAGTNPLEYPFADYEGGIFNPNAFQQRHSISLSSGGKSGRIFASVNYSDTDGILQNFNNKQVTMRINSDMYASDKLTIKTNLMYRNRGFSGPGFTGQRITQALLHINRNIVMEYPDGTYDLVSGQWNARAMVQEGETSRISDDVFGQLGFAYTINDALSLEGNVTLNTESTDGFIFQNSLAGMRNYVTGELVNVGGWFATSQLTESQDNQRELSQRLYLNYDQNFEKHSVQATAGYEEIYNRFKQITAYRDNFFSNDLRDINAGDVQNQRTGGYSQEWRLRSFFGRANYSFDDKYMFQANVRYDGSSRFGEGKRWGVFPSFSAGWRISEEDFLNDGSLFSDLRLRGSWGQLGNQSIGLYRYLNTYNLGTGYQFNNNLVPGTAITSAGNPDITWETTTMSNIGLDMGFMDDRIEVIAEYFYKYTDDILIELPIPRTIGYDPPVQNAAAVSNKGWELAVNYHGSPDSESGFQYSVGINFSDVVNKIEDLKGTGPFFPDKFTVWTEGESINSLRGLKSPGIYKTQEDLDNYPATIFPTVTIGDIIYEDLNGDGVISQSLYPAGDQYIMGNEDPRYEFGVRFNASYKGFDFSMFWQGVLRQQHSLDGALMEGPNYTNFIPVTMAREAYHPERNPNGTWPMVRSGNSANLMEADFWLQNTSYLRLKNFQFGYTIPQNVVANLRVYVSGENMLTFTETELFDPETPRGRSQFFPHSKLFSGGVNITF, from the coding sequence ATGAAAAAACGACTACTCAAGGGGTATTTGTCAATTAAAATATTGATATTCCTTATGGCTATTCAGCTATTTTACCCCTCAAACCATAAAGGTCATGCCCATGTCCTATATGAGAAAATACCTGCCCTTAATGATGTGTCCTCATTATCAACCATAAGGGTAGACGTAACAATCACAGGAACAGTCACAGATCAGAACGGTGAGCCTATCCCGGGGGCGACGATTTCTCTTCCCGGTACCACAATAGGTACTGCTACGGATTTAGACGGTAAGTATTCATTGACCGTTCCGGAAGGATCAGAATTGGTTGTTTCTTTTATTGGCTTTGAAAGCCAGCGAATTATGATAGGTGACCGTTCTATTATTGATGTAACATTAATAGAAGCTACTTCTTCCTTGGATGAGGTGGTAGTGGTAGGCTTCGGCACTCAGAAAAGAGCGAATGTTACCGGGGCAGTAAGTACAGTATCAGGAGAAGATCTAGCCAGACGTCCTGTAATCAATACAGCTTCTGCCTTACAAGGGACCACACCGGGCCTTACCATTCAAAATAATGGAGGTGCTCCGGGTGACGAAAGTACAAGCATCAGAATCAGAGGGGTAGGGACATTAAATAATTCCAACCCATTGATTCTAGTTGATGGGGTAGAACAGTCTCTTAGCACTGTAGAACCTAATAATATTGCTTCCATCACTGTGTTGAAGGATGCTGCATCATCAGCCATATACGGTTCCAGAGCTGCGAATGGAGTAATCTTGGTAACCACCAAAAGAGGTGAAGAAGGAGAAGTTAAAATCAGTTACAATAATTTCGTAGGGTGGCAAAATCCTAACTTTTTCCCGGAACCTACGGATCCCGTCACATGGATGCGTTTGGAAAATGAGGCTCAAGCGAATGTTGGTGCCAGTCCAACATATAGTGAAACTTATATAGAAAATGTGGCTGCAGGAACAAATCCTTTGGAATATCCTTTTGCAGATTATGAAGGGGGAATCTTTAATCCCAATGCATTTCAACAAAGGCATTCCATTTCACTATCTAGCGGAGGGAAGTCAGGGAGAATTTTTGCTTCTGTGAATTATTCTGATACCGATGGGATCCTACAAAATTTTAACAACAAGCAAGTTACCATGCGGATAAATTCCGATATGTATGCCAGTGACAAGCTAACCATTAAAACCAACTTGATGTATAGAAATAGAGGATTTAGTGGTCCCGGTTTTACCGGTCAACGCATCACCCAGGCTTTATTGCATATCAATAGAAACATTGTGATGGAATACCCTGATGGAACCTATGATTTGGTTTCCGGCCAGTGGAATGCTCGCGCAATGGTTCAAGAAGGTGAGACAAGTAGAATTAGTGATGATGTTTTTGGCCAGTTAGGTTTTGCTTATACCATCAATGACGCCCTTTCATTGGAAGGTAATGTAACCTTAAATACTGAATCAACAGATGGATTTATATTTCAGAACAGTTTGGCGGGAATGCGAAATTATGTAACAGGTGAATTGGTAAATGTAGGAGGTTGGTTTGCAACTTCACAGCTCACGGAAAGTCAAGACAACCAGCGGGAATTGAGTCAGCGACTGTATTTGAATTATGACCAAAATTTTGAAAAGCACAGTGTTCAAGCCACAGCAGGCTATGAAGAAATCTACAATCGATTTAAGCAAATAACCGCCTATAGGGATAATTTTTTCAGCAATGACCTGAGAGATATCAATGCAGGTGATGTGCAAAACCAAAGAACAGGGGGGTATTCACAAGAGTGGAGACTTAGGTCGTTTTTCGGTAGAGCCAATTACAGTTTCGATGACAAATACATGTTTCAGGCCAATGTTCGTTATGATGGGTCATCTAGGTTTGGAGAAGGAAAACGTTGGGGGGTATTTCCATCTTTTTCCGCAGGATGGAGAATTTCAGAAGAAGATTTCCTCAATGATGGTAGCTTATTCAGTGATTTAAGATTGAGAGGCTCATGGGGCCAATTGGGTAACCAAAGTATAGGTTTGTACAGATACCTCAATACCTACAACTTAGGTACAGGCTATCAATTCAATAATAATCTGGTTCCCGGTACTGCCATTACAAGTGCAGGCAATCCGGACATTACTTGGGAAACTACCACCATGTCTAATATAGGTTTGGATATGGGATTTATGGATGATAGGATAGAGGTAATTGCTGAATATTTTTACAAGTATACCGATGATATTTTGATAGAACTGCCGATCCCAAGAACGATTGGCTATGACCCGCCAGTACAAAATGCAGCTGCTGTCTCGAACAAGGGTTGGGAGTTGGCTGTAAATTATCATGGTTCCCCGGACTCTGAGAGTGGTTTTCAGTATTCAGTAGGTATTAATTTTTCAGATGTAGTTAATAAAATTGAAGACTTAAAGGGTACTGGGCCATTTTTTCCGGACAAGTTTACGGTATGGACTGAAGGTGAATCCATCAATTCTTTGAGAGGTTTAAAATCCCCCGGAATATATAAAACCCAAGAAGACCTGGACAACTACCCTGCCACCATATTTCCTACTGTTACCATAGGAGACATCATTTATGAAGACTTAAATGGAGATGGTGTGATTTCTCAATCCCTTTACCCGGCAGGGGATCAATATATCATGGGGAATGAAGACCCACGATATGAATTTGGCGTGCGTTTCAATGCCTCTTACAAAGGGTTTGATTTTTCTATGTTTTGGCAAGGTGTGTTGCGCCAACAGCACTCCTTGGATGGAGCATTGATGGAAGGGCCTAATTATACCAATTTTATTCCGGTGACCATGGCAAGGGAGGCTTATCATCCTGAAAGAAACCCAAATGGAACATGGCCAATGGTAAGGTCGGGTAACTCCGCCAACCTAATGGAAGCAGATTTTTGGTTGCAAAATACAAGTTACTTAAGGTTAAAAAACTTTCAGTTCGGATATACTATTCCCCAGAATGTAGTAGCCAATTTGAGAGTATATGTATCAGGTGAAAACATGTTGACATTTACAGAGACTGAACTCTTCGACCCTGAGACACCAAGAGGAAGAAGCCAGTTCTTTCCTCACAGCAAACTTTTCAGTGGTGGAGTAAACATCACCTTTTAA
- a CDS encoding RagB/SusD family nutrient uptake outer membrane protein — MKILNKTIKYIGLSYLALGFFSCDDGLDLIPPGQVSELIYWQQEKDANLAVNGIYAELDGQAMVKELDAVTDIGFRAPSGPGSFHDVCMGTFDPVNAAIGSQWDRYYRGVQRANNVLANIGRIEQGDENLLARYEAEARFLRAFFYTQLSSLWGDVPLILDPLEITDHIGRTAKSEVVDFVIAELDQIIQGNQLPLSYSQEVGRATLGAAIALKARIAYRNERYTVARDAAKAVMDLGIYELYPDYEALFQYAGQNSSEVIFDRQYAVGGDTYNAFSYAAASIGGGSVVEPVHNLFLKYGYKGPQNPNDPFENIDPRWNYTTYYTGQPIGTSTFNSLPDSPTADRVRSSEFSTVNGYNLKKWVDFAADGSNPNTGSINMILIRYADILLMYAESKIELGEIDDSVYDAINEVRQRPTVEMPIITSGKSQEELRAIIRDERAVELAFEGLRLYDMNRWKIGEEKVGTVEGLYYLNTASGEWETITSGLTRTFRADRDYLWPIPQVEMEINDNITQNPNY; from the coding sequence ATGAAAATATTAAATAAAACTATAAAATACATAGGACTGTCCTATTTGGCTTTAGGTTTTTTCAGTTGTGATGATGGGCTGGATTTAATCCCACCTGGCCAAGTTTCTGAACTTATCTATTGGCAACAAGAAAAAGATGCAAATCTAGCTGTAAATGGAATTTATGCAGAATTGGATGGACAAGCCATGGTCAAAGAACTAGATGCCGTCACTGACATTGGCTTTAGGGCTCCTTCAGGGCCGGGATCATTCCATGACGTATGTATGGGGACTTTTGATCCAGTGAATGCGGCGATTGGCTCTCAGTGGGACAGGTATTACCGGGGTGTTCAGCGCGCTAATAATGTGTTAGCTAATATTGGTAGAATAGAACAGGGAGATGAGAATTTACTTGCACGTTACGAAGCAGAAGCGAGGTTTTTACGGGCTTTCTTTTATACTCAGTTGAGTAGTCTTTGGGGAGATGTTCCTTTGATTTTAGATCCATTAGAAATTACAGACCATATAGGCAGAACGGCAAAATCTGAAGTTGTTGATTTTGTTATTGCTGAATTGGATCAAATAATTCAAGGAAATCAACTTCCACTTAGTTATTCTCAAGAGGTGGGAAGAGCCACCCTAGGGGCTGCCATAGCATTAAAAGCCCGGATTGCCTATAGGAATGAAAGGTATACTGTGGCCAGAGACGCTGCCAAGGCCGTGATGGATCTTGGAATCTACGAATTATACCCTGATTATGAAGCCCTGTTTCAATATGCCGGCCAAAATTCTTCGGAAGTAATCTTTGATAGGCAATATGCTGTGGGAGGGGATACGTACAATGCCTTCTCTTATGCGGCAGCTTCGATTGGGGGAGGGTCTGTAGTAGAACCCGTGCACAATCTATTTTTAAAATATGGTTATAAGGGACCTCAGAACCCCAATGACCCATTTGAGAATATCGATCCACGTTGGAATTATACCACTTACTACACGGGTCAGCCCATAGGTACAAGCACTTTCAACTCATTACCAGATAGTCCAACGGCCGATAGGGTCAGGTCTTCTGAGTTTTCTACAGTAAATGGATACAATTTAAAGAAATGGGTAGATTTTGCTGCAGATGGAAGCAACCCTAATACTGGCTCGATTAATATGATTTTGATTCGCTATGCGGATATTTTGTTGATGTATGCTGAGTCAAAAATTGAATTGGGTGAAATCGATGATTCCGTATATGATGCAATCAATGAGGTAAGGCAGAGACCAACAGTGGAAATGCCTATCATAACTTCAGGAAAATCTCAGGAAGAATTGAGAGCCATTATTCGGGATGAGAGAGCTGTAGAATTGGCTTTTGAGGGATTAAGATTGTATGATATGAACCGATGGAAAATTGGAGAAGAAAAAGTTGGTACAGTAGAAGGGCTTTATTACCTCAATACTGCCAGTGGGGAATGGGAAACCATAACCAGTGGATTGACCAGAACTTTCAGAGCAGATCGAGATTATTTATGGCCTATTCCTCAAGTCGAAATGGAGATCAACGATAATATTACCCAAAACCCTAATTATTAA
- a CDS encoding GDSL-type esterase/lipase family protein: protein MKKYTGASKTLVRLFEMKPFKSILYCMYISFLIWGCRQRSVEVEEGNKLKPTNTAIIPVPKLENDSYDWWERHNDVLGVKDSLNPEIVLIGNSITHFWGGNFPPLKNADGSLRVANGPNSWESTFQNRRVLNLGFGWDRTQNVLWRLNNGELDGVAPKLVVIHIGTNNTSETENARKNTAAEILEGILAIYNKVRSKTPNAKIVLMEIMPREEMPDDSRRLLINETNHLLKQYAKENSITLLGISSKMLTSEGVLTKKVTLDFCHPNEAGYQIWGEALGPFIDSIED, encoded by the coding sequence ATGAAAAAATATACTGGTGCATCGAAAACCCTTGTTAGATTATTTGAAATGAAACCTTTTAAAAGCATCCTTTATTGCATGTATATCTCCTTTTTAATATGGGGTTGTAGACAGCGAAGCGTTGAAGTGGAGGAGGGTAATAAATTAAAACCTACCAATACTGCCATAATTCCGGTTCCAAAACTTGAAAATGACAGTTACGATTGGTGGGAACGCCATAATGATGTACTTGGGGTAAAGGATTCATTAAATCCCGAAATTGTGCTTATTGGAAATTCCATCACCCATTTTTGGGGAGGAAATTTTCCCCCCTTAAAAAATGCTGATGGTAGCCTAAGAGTGGCTAATGGCCCAAATTCTTGGGAGTCAACTTTTCAAAACCGACGTGTCCTTAATTTAGGCTTCGGATGGGACAGAACACAAAATGTGCTGTGGCGCCTAAATAATGGGGAACTGGATGGTGTAGCCCCCAAGTTGGTGGTTATCCATATAGGAACCAACAATACAAGTGAAACAGAAAATGCACGAAAAAATACAGCTGCTGAAATACTTGAAGGGATTCTGGCTATTTATAATAAGGTTCGTTCTAAAACACCAAATGCAAAAATTGTTTTAATGGAAATAATGCCTCGTGAAGAAATGCCGGACGATTCGCGGAGATTATTAATTAATGAAACCAACCACTTACTGAAGCAATATGCAAAGGAAAATAGCATAACTTTGTTAGGCATTTCATCTAAAATGTTGACATCTGAAGGGGTCCTTACCAAAAAGGTTACCCTTGATTTCTGTCATCCAAATGAAGCCGGTTATCAAATTTGGGGAGAGGCACTAGGCCCTTTTATTGATAGTATTGAAGATTAA